One genomic window of Mucilaginibacter sp. SJ includes the following:
- a CDS encoding sensor histidine kinase, giving the protein MGADRALQKPNSGIFERMKQKIKYLIGACSIAMLALTAIQAYFIYNTYVLKEKEAESAVRAELIQMEGDLKINFLRKDWMAQFEALVKTNQQAAINAFLANGSQTISRQVTAYINNNPVLRKYHTAYRVTILTASLVNRQAGFEKHIHNLPWFGNASFPGEQVILHDLSNDNSSGNDYIRSFTIRSGFSISKGRNSILAEMTGLLLFSVILLGLVMLLFYFSIRGLITQRKLTDLQTDFINNITHEFNTPLATLAVAIRTLRDQEKGNAIIKSTISIMERQHLRLKKLISQVMTHTANAQQLLLKKEKIAADSFLLHILYDFEAANPGAELKSKIENASIELTIDSFYLTSAVTNILENAVKYGGTRINVTTKVTGDFYQVIIQDNGIGIPMEEQGKIFTKFYRVEKGDVHNTKGLGLGLYFSRQIMIAHGGQIRVDSPAGQGCSFTLFLPVA; this is encoded by the coding sequence ATGGGCGCAGATCGTGCTTTACAAAAGCCAAACTCCGGTATCTTTGAGCGGATGAAACAAAAAATAAAATACCTGATTGGAGCCTGCAGTATCGCTATGCTGGCGCTAACTGCTATCCAGGCTTATTTTATTTACAATACCTATGTATTGAAAGAAAAGGAAGCGGAAAGCGCGGTAAGAGCGGAACTCATCCAAATGGAAGGTGATTTGAAAATCAATTTCCTGCGCAAAGACTGGATGGCTCAATTCGAGGCATTGGTGAAAACCAACCAGCAGGCAGCGATCAATGCTTTCCTGGCAAACGGATCACAGACTATTTCCAGGCAGGTTACCGCTTATATCAACAACAATCCGGTATTGCGCAAATACCATACGGCGTACCGGGTCACGATCCTGACCGCATCACTGGTCAACAGACAAGCAGGCTTTGAGAAACACATCCATAACCTACCTTGGTTTGGCAATGCCTCGTTTCCGGGAGAACAGGTGATTCTCCATGACCTCAGCAATGATAACAGCTCCGGGAATGATTATATCCGGAGTTTTACGATCCGCTCTGGTTTCAGTATCAGCAAGGGCAGGAACAGTATCCTGGCGGAAATGACGGGCCTGCTGCTCTTTTCGGTCATCTTATTGGGGCTAGTGATGCTGCTTTTCTACTTTTCTATCCGGGGCCTGATCACTCAAAGGAAACTCACCGACCTACAAACGGATTTTATCAATAACATCACCCATGAATTTAATACGCCGCTGGCCACGCTGGCGGTCGCCATTCGTACTCTTCGGGATCAGGAGAAAGGAAACGCCATTATTAAAAGTACAATCTCGATCATGGAAAGACAGCATCTCCGGCTCAAAAAACTGATTAGCCAGGTGATGACCCACACAGCCAATGCTCAGCAGCTCTTATTAAAAAAAGAAAAGATCGCAGCGGACAGTTTCTTGCTCCATATATTGTATGATTTTGAGGCGGCTAATCCCGGTGCAGAGCTCAAAAGTAAAATAGAAAATGCCTCCATTGAACTGACGATAGACTCCTTTTACCTGACCTCGGCAGTTACCAATATCCTGGAAAACGCGGTAAAATACGGCGGCACGCGGATTAATGTAACTACTAAAGTCACCGGTGATTTTTATCAAGTCATTATTCAGGATAATGGTATAGGCATCCCCATGGAAGAACAGGGGAAAATATTTACTAAATTTTACCGGGTGGAAAAGGGCGATGTCCACAATACCAAAGGCTTGGGCCTGGGCCTGTATTTCAGCCGGCAGATCATGATCGCGCATGGCGGCCAGATCCGGGTAGACAGCCCTGCCGGGCAAGGTTGCAGCTTTACTTTATTTTTACCAGTGGCATGA
- a CDS encoding response regulator transcription factor: MKHILLTEDDPDFGSILKQYLELAGFRVSWKMNGKEALEFLKADQPDICILDVMMPVMDGFTLAEKIIPVWPDMPFLFLTARNQKEDRLKGLGLGADDYVVKPFEAEELLLRLKNILKRSAQVETPIPEILALGSYIFDYPNLLLIHHSGNTRLTEKEALLLLYFYRNKNRLIKREEMLLHIWKSDDYFSGRSLDVFVSKLRKYLNADTAIGLETIRGTGFEFSSPDN; the protein is encoded by the coding sequence ATGAAACATATTTTATTAACTGAAGATGATCCTGATTTCGGAAGTATCCTGAAACAATACCTGGAACTAGCTGGTTTCCGGGTCAGCTGGAAAATGAACGGCAAAGAAGCGCTGGAGTTCTTAAAAGCGGACCAGCCGGATATTTGCATCCTGGATGTGATGATGCCGGTGATGGACGGCTTTACCCTGGCAGAAAAGATCATCCCGGTATGGCCGGACATGCCCTTCCTGTTTTTAACCGCCCGCAATCAGAAGGAAGACCGGCTGAAAGGACTTGGCCTCGGTGCGGATGATTACGTAGTGAAACCTTTTGAGGCTGAGGAACTGCTGTTGAGGTTGAAGAATATCTTAAAGCGATCCGCGCAGGTGGAAACCCCGATACCCGAGATACTGGCATTGGGTAGCTATATTTTTGACTATCCCAATTTATTGCTGATCCATCACTCCGGCAACACCCGGCTGACCGAAAAGGAAGCCCTGCTGCTGCTTTATTTTTACCGTAACAAAAACAGGCTGATCAAACGTGAAGAGATGCTGCTCCATATCTGGAAAAGCGATGACTATTTTTCGGGCAGGAGCCTGGATGTCTTTGTCAGCAAACTGCGCAAATACCTGAACGCCGATACGGCTATTGGCCTGGAAACCATTCGCGGAACAGGGTTTGAGTTTAGTTCTCCTGATAATTAA
- a CDS encoding alpha/beta hydrolase family protein has product MKKNIIVICMLLIAVTVSAHPGKMATYLDMITGHKADFASKTATFNDSTSIAVKRDTVTWIDTNRNRPVPVALYSANEKVTRTHFHGKQPLVILNPGYSGKNTDYSYIATTLAKLGYYVVTVQHNLPADAPIPTVGNLYQSRLPFWNAGVMNILFVIDRLKAIHPNLDHRHLILIGHSYGGDIVMLLAQQHPQMVSAAISLDNRRVPFPRNKHIRIFSIRSNDQIADPGVLPSLSEQRKYPISMVKVNTTHEDMGGFGTTQQLNEINHYIVAFLSGHTN; this is encoded by the coding sequence ATGAAGAAAAATATAATTGTTATTTGCATGCTTTTAATTGCTGTAACAGTATCTGCACACCCCGGAAAAATGGCGACATACCTGGATATGATAACCGGGCACAAGGCTGACTTTGCCAGTAAAACAGCAACTTTTAATGACAGTACATCTATTGCAGTAAAACGGGATACCGTGACCTGGATCGACACAAACCGTAACAGGCCAGTACCTGTAGCCTTGTATTCAGCAAACGAGAAAGTAACACGAACGCATTTTCATGGTAAGCAACCATTGGTCATTCTTAATCCTGGCTATTCAGGCAAAAATACAGATTACAGCTACATTGCTACAACGCTTGCAAAACTTGGCTATTACGTAGTTACGGTTCAGCATAATTTGCCTGCCGATGCACCAATACCGACGGTAGGAAATCTTTATCAATCAAGACTTCCCTTTTGGAATGCGGGGGTAATGAATATCCTTTTTGTGATTGACAGATTAAAGGCGATACACCCCAACCTTGACCACCGGCATCTCATTTTAATAGGTCATTCTTACGGTGGGGATATCGTTATGTTGCTCGCTCAGCAACATCCCCAAATGGTTAGTGCAGCTATTTCTTTGGATAACCGCCGTGTTCCTTTCCCCCGAAACAAGCATATCAGGATTTTTTCCATCCGTTCTAACGATCAAATAGCAGACCCCGGCGTGTTACCATCATTAAGCGAACAGCGTAAATATCCGATAAGTATGGTTAAGGTAAACACTACCCACGAAGATATGGGTGGTTTCGGGACAACTCAACAGTTGAATGAAATTAATCACTACATTGTTGCCTTTTTATCAGGTCATACTAATTAG
- a CDS encoding TlpA family protein disulfide reductase gives MKKNIVVICLLLIALTVSAQSKKMTTYSGMITGYTTSFGFTTGKLIINNVVTSLHEMYLINIEPSGKFLVTFPLKHNQECWVSLRFFNGPVYFEAGKEVVQNFNLTNTSKISSAFQGAGAVINNDINKVRPALMDYNWNAIYTNIDQLTPGQYKTYFLKMQAHKLAYTDSVAKTAGLNKTAYELARRSIQYNIASNLMSYNEIRESVFRKKHNISFNNREPMLSPVKLRSEYYDFLKALRYNEPKAMISYFYYEFVNKLMFMDLVYDQAGRLDFSKQIALLKTRDTTNEDIKGTIKLLEDQMSHKATAPGALEKARPVVLKKLLNTNIALESDLMYLQSVSSNMDMQKDTLTDAALARLKLKVKNKFLLNDVAALNSSIKQSILNVKNQTGYTDNQVPVTDSARNIFVKLLDKYKGKVVFIDFWATWCVPCLNGMQEIAPLKAELAQNKDVVFLYVTNTSSPEKTYQTMMPGIKGEHYRLPDSQYDYLAKLFKIFSIPHYAIINKRGEIVNDNFQWSQTNQIKQQLMSLMNE, from the coding sequence ATGAAAAAAAACATAGTTGTTATTTGCCTGCTTTTAATTGCCTTAACCGTATCTGCACAATCAAAAAAAATGACAACATACTCGGGGATGATCACCGGGTACACCACCAGCTTTGGTTTTACGACCGGAAAATTGATCATCAATAATGTAGTAACCAGCCTGCATGAAATGTATTTAATTAATATCGAACCCAGCGGGAAATTTTTGGTAACCTTCCCACTGAAACATAATCAGGAATGTTGGGTGAGCTTACGTTTTTTTAACGGCCCGGTATATTTTGAAGCCGGCAAAGAGGTGGTGCAGAATTTCAACCTGACCAATACTTCAAAGATATCATCGGCGTTTCAAGGAGCCGGCGCGGTAATCAATAATGACATTAATAAAGTAAGGCCCGCTTTAATGGATTATAATTGGAATGCTATTTATACAAACATAGATCAGTTAACGCCTGGTCAATACAAAACTTATTTTTTAAAAATGCAGGCCCATAAACTGGCGTATACAGACAGTGTGGCAAAAACTGCCGGGCTGAACAAAACCGCTTATGAACTGGCCCGCCGCAGTATACAGTATAATATTGCCAGTAACTTAATGTCCTATAATGAAATAAGAGAATCCGTTTTCCGAAAAAAGCATAACATATCCTTCAATAACAGGGAGCCTATGTTGAGTCCGGTGAAATTAAGATCTGAGTATTACGATTTTCTGAAAGCTCTTCGTTATAACGAGCCGAAAGCCATGATCTCCTATTTCTATTATGAATTCGTAAATAAATTAATGTTTATGGACCTGGTTTATGATCAGGCGGGGCGGTTGGACTTCAGCAAACAAATTGCCCTTCTTAAAACCAGGGACACCACCAATGAGGATATAAAAGGCACTATAAAACTTCTGGAAGATCAGATGAGCCACAAAGCCACGGCTCCGGGCGCACTGGAAAAAGCACGACCGGTGGTGCTAAAAAAGCTACTCAATACCAATATAGCGCTGGAATCAGACCTCATGTACCTCCAATCTGTATCAAGTAATATGGACATGCAAAAAGATACCTTAACGGATGCCGCACTGGCCAGGCTAAAATTAAAAGTTAAAAACAAATTTCTTTTGAACGACGTGGCCGCGTTGAACAGCAGCATTAAGCAAAGTATCCTCAATGTCAAAAACCAAACAGGTTATACCGACAATCAAGTGCCGGTAACTGATTCTGCCAGGAATATTTTTGTTAAGCTATTGGATAAGTATAAGGGCAAGGTGGTTTTTATCGATTTCTGGGCTACCTGGTGTGTACCTTGTTTAAATGGGATGCAGGAGATCGCCCCGCTAAAAGCTGAACTGGCACAAAACAAGGATGTCGTGTTCTTGTATGTCACCAATACCTCATCGCCCGAAAAAACCTATCAAACGATGATGCCCGGTATTAAAGGCGAGCATTACCGGTTACCCGATAGTCAATATGACTATTTGGCGAAACTGTTTAAGATTTTCAGCATACCTCATTATGCCATTATCAATAAGCGGGGCGAAATAGTTAACGATAATTTTCAATGGAGCCAAACTAACCAGATAAAGCAGCAATTGATGAGTTTGATGAATGAATAA
- a CDS encoding RNA polymerase sigma factor gives MVGNLYTSDTVLLSLISEGDEKAFALLFERYRNRLYSYLVKVTKSKETSEEIVLDVFLKVWTGKAALPEINNFEAFLFRVAQNRTIDFFRQAKRYQKEQAQIWKGMEELRSATADSRLLKADLEKTIQAAVSQLSPQRQEVFRLSREEYLSYDEIAERMELSKFTVRNHLSAALQFIRSHLDNGPELAIFLMMFSKSYCRF, from the coding sequence ATGGTCGGTAATCTCTATACCTCAGATACGGTATTGCTTAGCCTTATTAGTGAGGGCGATGAGAAAGCCTTTGCTTTACTTTTTGAACGTTATCGTAATCGGCTTTATAGTTACTTAGTTAAGGTAACTAAATCAAAGGAAACGTCTGAGGAAATAGTATTAGATGTGTTTTTAAAAGTATGGACTGGAAAAGCAGCTCTTCCAGAGATTAATAATTTCGAAGCGTTCCTTTTCCGTGTAGCACAGAACCGTACTATTGACTTTTTCCGTCAGGCAAAACGGTATCAGAAAGAACAAGCTCAAATATGGAAGGGGATGGAGGAGTTACGGTCAGCAACAGCCGATTCGCGGCTGCTGAAAGCCGATCTGGAAAAGACCATACAAGCAGCGGTAAGCCAATTATCGCCACAAAGGCAGGAAGTATTTCGCCTAAGTCGAGAGGAATATTTAAGCTATGATGAGATTGCAGAAAGAATGGAGCTTTCAAAGTTTACAGTTCGTAACCATCTCTCTGCTGCATTGCAATTTATTCGATCTCATCTTGATAACGGCCCTGAACTTGCAATATTCTTAATGATGTTTTCAAAGAGCTATTGTCGCTTTTAA
- a CDS encoding FecR family protein encodes MNNQLDETEYAELWGLLEEEGAMEQLSPELQRLWQSSPIHELPADHWDKKLKKLQIERAPKIMPIWRRYAAVAAVLLVFLSGSYYFLQKRPIQSLAVIEHDIKAPKQNKAIIALSNGQKILLDTVPNGALIAGIARKTADGKLRFENNNAKIDYIVMSNPRCSKPMQITMPDGTEVWINADTYLQYPTNFNHKDRIVTLKGEAYFEVKHNAAKPFRVLADGEIIEDVGTHFNVNSYSDGGAVKTTLLEGEVKINKSVFLKPGQQFSDNKITMANIDDVMAWKNGVFHFDGVPIETIMKQVSRWYGVEVIYKDKINEEFVAKKIPRDVPISTLLEYLEETGHVHFSLRQNVVTVMR; translated from the coding sequence TTGAACAATCAACTGGACGAAACAGAGTATGCTGAATTGTGGGGCTTACTGGAGGAAGAGGGTGCAATGGAACAACTTTCCCCGGAACTACAAAGATTGTGGCAATCATCACCGATACACGAGTTGCCCGCGGATCATTGGGACAAAAAGCTCAAAAAACTGCAAATTGAGCGGGCCCCGAAAATAATGCCGATCTGGCGGCGATATGCGGCAGTTGCTGCTGTGCTCCTTGTTTTTCTCAGTGGCTCTTACTATTTTTTACAGAAAAGACCGATTCAGTCTCTGGCCGTTATTGAGCACGATATAAAAGCTCCTAAACAAAATAAAGCGATAATCGCTTTGTCGAACGGGCAAAAAATCCTGCTGGATACGGTCCCGAATGGCGCGCTGATAGCGGGCATTGCCCGAAAGACCGCAGATGGCAAACTTAGGTTTGAAAACAACAATGCTAAGATTGATTATATAGTGATGTCTAACCCTCGCTGTAGTAAGCCAATGCAAATTACCATGCCAGATGGGACAGAAGTCTGGATAAATGCGGATACATACTTGCAATACCCTACAAATTTTAACCATAAAGACAGGATCGTAACCCTTAAAGGAGAGGCTTATTTTGAGGTAAAACATAACGCTGCAAAACCGTTCAGAGTTTTAGCTGATGGTGAAATAATAGAAGATGTTGGCACCCACTTCAACGTAAATTCCTATTCTGATGGCGGTGCTGTAAAAACCACATTGCTGGAAGGAGAGGTGAAAATTAATAAGTCGGTATTTCTTAAGCCTGGTCAGCAATTTAGTGATAATAAAATAACCATGGCCAATATCGATGATGTAATGGCCTGGAAAAATGGGGTATTTCATTTTGATGGGGTACCCATTGAAACTATCATGAAACAGGTTTCCCGATGGTATGGCGTTGAGGTCATATACAAGGATAAGATAAACGAAGAGTTTGTAGCCAAAAAAATCCCGCGTGATGTTCCCATCTCAACCTTACTGGAATACCTGGAAGAAACAGGGCATGTTCATTTCTCTTTAAGACAAAACGTTGTAACGGTGATGAGATAG